One stretch of Paucidesulfovibrio gracilis DSM 16080 DNA includes these proteins:
- the prmC gene encoding peptide chain release factor N(5)-glutamine methyltransferase, with product MELGKALRNATERLHRAGVDSPALSARLLAGKALLRTPEQLLMEHRRTLTDAELAAFEILVGRRERGEPVAYLLGEQEFYGLPFFVTPDVLIPRPETELLVDAALDHLHDSAPVRFLDLGTGSGALAVALAASLSYSLGVGLDQSVAALRVAQSNARRNAVDDRLVFVEGDMGRPLPVGGVDLVVSNPPYVTHEEYLELSREVADFEPRGALVSGGPGEDGLDHVRRLAPMAAQSLRPGGLLLVEIGWQQGSGVLRLFQDAASGFRDARIAPDLAGRDRMLMAWRTRD from the coding sequence ATGGAGTTGGGCAAGGCGCTTAGAAATGCGACAGAGCGATTGCATCGGGCCGGGGTGGATTCTCCTGCTCTGTCCGCCCGCCTTTTGGCGGGGAAAGCCTTGTTGCGCACTCCGGAACAACTCCTCATGGAGCACCGCCGGACACTCACGGACGCGGAACTGGCGGCGTTTGAAATCCTGGTGGGCCGCAGGGAGCGGGGGGAGCCTGTGGCTTATTTGCTCGGGGAACAGGAATTTTATGGTCTACCCTTTTTTGTGACGCCGGATGTGCTCATACCGCGCCCGGAAACAGAATTACTCGTGGATGCCGCGTTGGATCATCTGCATGATTCCGCGCCGGTCCGTTTTCTGGATTTGGGAACCGGGTCCGGAGCGCTGGCCGTGGCATTGGCGGCTTCTCTGTCCTATTCCTTGGGGGTTGGCTTGGATCAGAGCGTTGCCGCATTGCGCGTGGCCCAGTCCAATGCCCGCCGCAATGCCGTGGATGACCGGCTTGTTTTCGTTGAGGGCGATATGGGGCGTCCTTTGCCGGTCGGCGGGGTGGATCTGGTGGTGAGCAATCCACCATACGTCACTCACGAGGAATATTTGGAGCTGAGTCGGGAAGTGGCGGACTTTGAGCCGCGTGGAGCGCTGGTGAGCGGCGGTCCGGGGGAGGATGGCCTGGACCATGTCCGGCGGCTTGCGCCCATGGCGGCGCAGAGCTTGCGTCCTGGCGGCTTGTTGCTTGTGGAGATCGGCTGGCAGCAGGGATCGGGCGTGCTGCGTCTATTTCAAGACGCTGCAAGCGGGTTTCGGGATGCCCGGATTGCGCCTGATCTTGCTGGGCGAGACCGCATGTTGATGGCTTGGCGAACCCGGGATTGA
- the prfA gene encoding peptide chain release factor 1, translating into MFKKLNEIEASYDELEQQLAEPDIFNDQERYRKVTKSHSELGEVVRVYREYKKISGDLADNKELLRDKDPDIREMAQAEIPDLEERLEELTEDLKVLLLPKDPLDEKNIILEIRAGTGGEEAALFAADLFRMYSRYAEEKRWKAELMEQHETGTGGLKEVIVNISGERVYSHLKYESGTHRVQRVPATESQGRIHTSAVTVAILPEAEEVDMDIKPDEIRVDVYRSSGPGGQSVNTTDSAIRLTHLPTGLVVTCQDEKSQHKNKAKALKVLRSRLLQMEQEKAKAEQDANRRSQVGTGDRSERIRTYNFPQGRVSDHRINLTLYKLDQVMEGDLDDFVNALSAHYQAEALKSQAGN; encoded by the coding sequence ATGTTTAAAAAACTTAACGAGATTGAGGCTTCCTACGACGAGCTGGAACAGCAGCTTGCGGAACCTGATATTTTTAATGACCAGGAGCGGTACCGCAAGGTCACCAAAAGCCATAGTGAATTGGGCGAGGTGGTCCGGGTATATCGTGAATATAAAAAGATTTCTGGTGATCTTGCCGACAACAAGGAATTGTTGCGGGATAAGGATCCCGACATTCGGGAAATGGCCCAGGCCGAGATTCCGGATTTGGAAGAGCGTCTGGAAGAATTGACCGAAGACCTGAAGGTGCTTCTGCTGCCCAAGGATCCCTTGGATGAAAAAAACATTATCCTCGAAATTCGGGCTGGTACCGGTGGCGAGGAGGCTGCGCTGTTTGCTGCTGATCTTTTTCGCATGTATTCCCGCTACGCCGAGGAGAAGCGCTGGAAAGCCGAACTGATGGAGCAGCACGAAACCGGCACGGGCGGACTTAAAGAAGTTATCGTCAATATTTCCGGGGAACGGGTCTACAGCCACTTGAAATATGAATCCGGCACCCATCGCGTGCAGCGTGTCCCGGCTACCGAGTCCCAGGGACGCATTCATACTTCGGCCGTGACTGTGGCGATCTTGCCGGAAGCCGAGGAAGTGGACATGGACATCAAGCCCGACGAAATCCGGGTTGACGTGTACCGTTCCTCCGGTCCGGGCGGTCAGTCCGTGAACACCACGGATTCAGCTATTCGCCTGACGCACTTGCCCACCGGACTGGTGGTTACGTGTCAGGACGAGAAATCGCAGCATAAGAACAAGGCCAAGGCTTTGAAAGTGCTGCGTTCCAGGCTGTTGCAGATGGAGCAGGAGAAGGCCAAGGCCGAGCAGGACGCCAACCGGCGTTCCCAGGTCGGAACCGGTGACCGTTCCGAGCGCATCCGTACTTATAACTTTCCGCAGGGGCGCGTTTCCGATCACCGCATCAACCTGACGCTTTACAAGCTGGATCAGGTTATGGAAGGCGATCTGGATGATTTTGTGAACGCCCTGAGTGCGCATTATCAGGCTGAGGCGTTGAAGAGTCAGGCCGGTAATTAA
- the rpmE gene encoding 50S ribosomal protein L31: MRKDIHPKVYKAKIHCHCGFETEILSTKGEQIEVEICSQCHPFYTGKQRFVDTAGRIDRFRKKYAKFSQGDDK; this comes from the coding sequence ATGAGAAAGGATATCCATCCCAAAGTTTATAAGGCCAAAATTCATTGCCACTGCGGCTTTGAAACTGAGATCCTCTCCACCAAGGGAGAGCAGATCGAAGTGGAAATCTGTTCCCAGTGCCACCCCTTCTACACCGGTAAGCAGCGTTTTGTTGACACTGCCGGTCGTATCGACCGTTTCCGGAAGAAGTACGCCAAGTTCAGTCAGGGCGACGACAAGTAG
- a CDS encoding chemotaxis response regulator CheY has protein sequence MKKHPKMRILVVDDFSTMRRIIKNILRQLGYDNVVEADDGTTAWEVLNKDNIDFIVSDWNMPQMTGIELLRKVRSSEEYSDIPFLMVTAEAQQENIIEAVQAKVNNYIVKPFTPETLGQKIDKIFGG, from the coding sequence ATGAAAAAGCACCCGAAAATGCGCATTCTGGTGGTGGACGACTTTTCCACCATGCGGCGAATCATCAAAAACATCCTGCGACAGCTCGGATACGACAACGTGGTGGAAGCCGACGACGGCACTACGGCATGGGAAGTTCTGAACAAAGACAATATTGATTTCATTGTTTCGGACTGGAACATGCCGCAGATGACGGGCATCGAATTGCTCCGCAAAGTCCGCTCCAGCGAAGAGTACTCGGACATTCCCTTTCTTATGGTCACGGCTGAGGCTCAGCAGGAAAACATCATTGAGGCGGTTCAGGCGAAGGTCAACAATTACATCGTCAAACCCTTCACACCGGAGACGCTTGGTCAAAAAATCGACAAGATCTTTGGTGGGTAA
- a CDS encoding MinD/ParA family protein, translating to MSDHLPLVFSVTSGKGGVGKTNLSVNMACTLADQGKNVVLLDADLGLANVDVVLGLAPKYNLFHLFHEGASLDKILMETPYGFRILPAASGVSDMVTLSTGQKLELLEAMDVLEDDLDYLIVDTGAGINDNVLYFNIAAQERLLVLTPEPTSLTDAYALIKVLKVHHGVERFRVLINMVRDERAAKEVYLKLSNACDHFLSGVSLDLVGFVPMDPAVRKAVVEQRPFIQSAPNGPAGVALRKAVQRINKWKAASNVDGNIKFFWKKLLFQERSVA from the coding sequence ATGAGCGATCATCTTCCCCTGGTTTTTTCCGTCACCTCCGGCAAGGGCGGAGTCGGCAAAACCAACCTCTCCGTCAACATGGCCTGCACCCTGGCGGATCAGGGAAAAAACGTGGTATTGTTGGATGCGGACCTCGGTCTGGCCAATGTGGACGTGGTGCTCGGGCTGGCACCCAAGTACAATCTGTTCCACTTGTTTCACGAAGGCGCGTCCCTGGACAAGATCCTCATGGAAACACCCTATGGATTTCGCATCCTGCCTGCCGCCTCCGGAGTAAGCGACATGGTCACCCTTTCCACCGGCCAAAAGCTGGAACTGCTGGAAGCCATGGACGTGCTGGAAGACGATCTGGATTACCTGATTGTTGACACCGGTGCGGGCATTAACGATAATGTTTTATATTTCAACATTGCGGCCCAGGAACGACTGCTCGTTCTCACACCAGAACCCACGTCGCTCACCGATGCCTATGCCCTGATCAAGGTGCTCAAAGTGCACCACGGGGTGGAACGCTTTCGCGTTTTAATCAACATGGTCCGGGACGAACGGGCGGCCAAGGAAGTGTATCTCAAGCTCTCCAATGCCTGCGACCACTTCCTCAGCGGGGTTTCGCTGGACCTTGTAGGCTTTGTGCCTATGGATCCGGCCGTACGTAAGGCAGTCGTGGAACAGCGTCCCTTCATCCAGTCCGCGCCGAACGGTCCGGCCGGTGTTGCGCTTCGCAAGGCGGTTCAACGCATCAACAAATGGAAAGCAGCATCCAACGTCGATGGCAATATTAAATTCTTCTGGAAAAAGCTCCTCTTCCAAGAGCGATCCGTGGCATGA
- the cytX gene encoding putative hydroxymethylpyrimidine transporter CytX — protein sequence MSKHQLSFANLFFLWFGAAVSVAEILTGGLLADLGLEKALWANVLGHLAGTALLVLAGWIGFRERLPAIMSTRISFGRQGSYLISVINVFQLLGWTAWMVLLGGGALNGLTTALWGLDNQILLSAVVGAFIGLWVFLGIRGFKWLNMVAVSLLLVLTVVLSWVLLSRPEAIAGAGGDGPFHFGFEMAIIMPLSWFPLISDYTSMAKTRTASWLAPLLGYFLGSCWMYGIGILGALHSGSFDPASMMLAANLGMVALGIIGLSTITTTFLDVYSAAVSSLNIFPRLSRRWTSVVFAVIGTVLAMYVPITKYEWFLYALGSVFAPLVAILLADYYVLRTDKRKTSWDPAATISLALGVALYYQLKPFGLLVGPTLVTILGTFALHLVVRRCATALGR from the coding sequence ATGTCCAAACACCAACTTTCCTTTGCCAATCTGTTTTTTCTCTGGTTTGGTGCGGCCGTTTCCGTGGCCGAAATTCTTACCGGTGGCCTGCTTGCCGATCTGGGGCTGGAAAAAGCCCTGTGGGCCAATGTATTGGGACATCTGGCCGGAACCGCACTCCTTGTGCTGGCGGGCTGGATCGGATTCCGCGAACGCCTTCCCGCCATCATGTCCACCCGTATTTCCTTTGGCCGCCAGGGTTCGTATCTCATCTCCGTCATCAACGTGTTTCAGCTACTTGGCTGGACGGCCTGGATGGTGCTCTTGGGCGGCGGAGCGCTCAACGGCCTGACCACCGCACTCTGGGGGCTGGACAATCAGATTTTGCTTTCCGCCGTTGTTGGGGCGTTCATCGGATTGTGGGTTTTTTTGGGGATTCGCGGTTTCAAATGGCTGAATATGGTCGCGGTGAGCCTGCTGCTCGTGTTGACCGTGGTGCTCAGCTGGGTGCTGCTGTCCCGGCCGGAGGCCATTGCCGGCGCAGGCGGAGACGGGCCGTTTCATTTCGGTTTTGAAATGGCCATCATCATGCCGCTGTCCTGGTTTCCGCTCATCTCCGATTATACGAGCATGGCCAAGACGCGCACCGCTTCCTGGCTCGCGCCGCTGCTGGGTTATTTTTTGGGCAGTTGCTGGATGTACGGCATCGGCATCCTGGGAGCGCTGCACTCGGGCAGCTTTGATCCCGCGTCCATGATGCTGGCGGCCAATCTGGGCATGGTGGCCTTGGGCATTATCGGTTTGTCCACCATTACCACTACGTTTCTGGACGTTTACTCCGCCGCTGTTTCCAGTCTGAATATCTTCCCCAGGTTGAGCCGTCGTTGGACTTCCGTGGTGTTCGCGGTGATCGGCACCGTGCTTGCCATGTATGTACCCATTACCAAGTATGAATGGTTCCTGTATGCGTTGGGTTCCGTATTCGCGCCGTTGGTGGCCATTTTGTTGGCGGATTATTATGTGCTGCGCACCGATAAAAGAAAAACATCCTGGGATCCGGCAGCCACGATAAGTCTTGCACTTGGCGTTGCCTTGTATTACCAGCTGAAGCCGTTCGGGTTGTTGGTGGGACCGACCCTTGTCACCATCCTGGGCACGTTCGCGCTGCACCTCGTGGTGCGCCGTTGCGCGACAGCGCTCGGGCGGTAG
- a CDS encoding DUF1385 domain-containing protein, with protein MKLTRLLCAAPKLSVGGQAVIEGVMMRARDRLAIAVRRPDGEIKVELRPWFSLTNRPWLKKPFVRGFPVLLETMVNGIKALNWSAEEALVEEDEETGEEKSGLSTWHLVLTLVAALAFALGLFVVLPHFFSVVMQWWGLSGDVNALSFHIWDGLFKILMFVGYILAISLMPDIRRVFQYHGAEHKTIWTFENGSRLVPSEARQYSRLHPRCGTAFLLFVLALSIILFTVLVPLLLMIWAPEHFVLKHLYIVALKLLLMVPVSSLSYELIRFSGKFHRNVLCRMLCWPGLLLQGLTTKEPDDAQIEVAIAALECAVSEEGA; from the coding sequence GTGAAATTGACTCGTTTACTCTGCGCTGCTCCCAAGCTTTCCGTGGGCGGTCAGGCCGTGATCGAGGGCGTTATGATGCGCGCCCGTGACCGGCTGGCCATTGCCGTTCGGCGTCCGGACGGGGAAATCAAGGTGGAGTTGCGTCCCTGGTTTTCACTCACGAATCGTCCCTGGCTCAAAAAACCGTTTGTTCGCGGTTTTCCCGTTCTGCTGGAAACGATGGTCAACGGCATCAAGGCGTTGAACTGGTCTGCGGAAGAAGCCCTCGTGGAAGAGGACGAGGAAACCGGCGAAGAAAAAAGCGGGCTGTCCACGTGGCATCTCGTACTCACCCTGGTGGCGGCCCTGGCCTTTGCCCTGGGGCTTTTTGTCGTGCTGCCCCATTTCTTCTCCGTGGTCATGCAGTGGTGGGGGCTTTCCGGCGACGTGAACGCTTTGTCCTTTCATATATGGGATGGCCTGTTCAAGATTCTCATGTTTGTCGGATACATTCTGGCTATTTCCCTGATGCCGGACATCCGTCGGGTGTTCCAGTATCATGGGGCCGAACACAAAACCATCTGGACCTTTGAAAACGGTTCCCGCCTTGTGCCGTCCGAAGCAAGGCAATACAGCCGGCTGCACCCCCGTTGCGGCACCGCGTTTTTGTTGTTCGTGCTGGCTTTGTCCATCATTCTGTTCACCGTGCTTGTTCCGCTGCTGCTCATGATATGGGCGCCGGAACACTTCGTGCTCAAGCATCTGTATATCGTGGCGCTGAAGCTGTTGCTCATGGTGCCGGTGAGCAGTCTGTCCTACGAATTGATTCGGTTTTCCGGAAAATTCCACCGGAATGTCCTGTGCCGGATGCTTTGTTGGCCGGGTCTGCTGTTGCAGGGGCTGACCACCAAGGAACCCGACGACGCACAGATCGAAGTGGCCATTGCGGCCCTGGAATGCGCCGTTTCCGAGGAGGGCGCCTAA
- the lpxC gene encoding UDP-3-O-acyl-N-acetylglucosamine deacetylase: MLQTTIHSTIRCTGTGLHSGKQVGLTLRPATEDTGILFSVRNGSGSVFLTPTPELVVSTGLATTLGNESASVSTVEHLMAAVRGMGIDNILIDVDGSELPIMDGSAAPFVYLLREAGLRTLSKPRTCLAVKKPMLFEQNGKFIKASPYDGLFVDYTIEFAHSAIGRQNLALDVSPERFASEVAKARTFGFLKEVEYLHANGLALGGSLDNAVVLDDYAVLNEEGLRYEDEFVRHKLLDFIGDIAVLNQPLLGRFEIFASGHELNNKFLRHLQENAEEYLEEVSRPLPVRPASKEKPERGGVMEPAPVPV, encoded by the coding sequence ATGCTACAGACCACGATTCATTCGACAATTCGCTGCACCGGAACTGGACTTCATAGTGGAAAACAAGTCGGCTTGACTTTGCGGCCCGCCACGGAAGATACCGGGATCCTTTTTTCCGTTCGGAACGGCTCCGGCTCCGTTTTTCTGACCCCTACGCCAGAACTCGTGGTGAGCACCGGATTGGCCACCACCTTGGGCAACGAATCCGCTTCCGTCTCCACTGTGGAGCATCTCATGGCCGCTGTGCGCGGTATGGGCATCGACAACATCCTTATTGATGTCGACGGCAGCGAACTGCCGATCATGGACGGCAGTGCCGCTCCGTTCGTTTACCTCCTTAGGGAAGCCGGACTGCGTACGTTGAGCAAGCCCCGGACCTGCTTGGCCGTAAAGAAGCCCATGCTCTTCGAGCAGAACGGGAAGTTCATCAAAGCCAGCCCCTATGACGGTCTGTTCGTGGACTACACCATTGAATTCGCCCATTCCGCCATTGGTCGCCAGAATTTGGCTCTGGATGTGAGCCCCGAACGATTTGCCAGTGAAGTGGCCAAGGCCCGGACATTCGGTTTCCTCAAGGAAGTTGAATATCTGCATGCTAATGGTCTGGCTCTTGGCGGTTCCCTGGACAACGCCGTTGTTTTGGATGATTACGCGGTGCTGAACGAGGAAGGCCTGCGCTATGAAGATGAATTCGTGCGTCACAAGCTGCTTGATTTTATCGGCGATATCGCAGTGCTGAATCAGCCGTTGCTTGGCCGTTTTGAAATCTTTGCCTCCGGGCATGAGCTGAACAACAAATTTCTCCGCCATCTGCAGGAAAACGCCGAAGAGTATTTGGAAGAGGTCTCGCGGCCTCTGCCCGTGCGCCCCGCTTCCAAAGAGAAACCGGAACGTGGCGGGGTTATGGAACCCGCTCCGGTTCCCGTGTAG
- a CDS encoding FliA/WhiG family RNA polymerase sigma factor yields MAILNSSGKSSSSKSDPWHDLESGRVAWADFSPKQQEAIVRHFAPKIRILALRLKAKLPQSVELSELMSAGSLGLLDALKKFDPTLGIKFDTYSENRIKGAMLDELRRMDWFSRGLRHKVKTIEEASRQIEHKTGRQATARQIEKHTGMSAKEVQQGMEALQNQLCISLDNFQENLVGGKNALGENEPYQSAAFQEMVDKVALLIEELTPREKLVISLYYGEELNMKETAEVMDITEGRVSQLHSQALLKLRAKYRDRFDAE; encoded by the coding sequence ATGGCAATATTAAATTCTTCTGGAAAAAGCTCCTCTTCCAAGAGCGATCCGTGGCATGACCTGGAAAGCGGCCGGGTTGCCTGGGCAGACTTTTCGCCCAAGCAGCAGGAGGCCATTGTCAGGCATTTCGCCCCGAAGATCCGCATTCTTGCGTTGAGGCTGAAGGCAAAACTTCCACAGAGCGTGGAACTCTCCGAGCTGATGAGCGCGGGGAGCCTCGGGCTGTTGGACGCCTTGAAGAAGTTCGACCCCACCCTGGGCATCAAATTTGATACCTACTCGGAAAACCGCATCAAAGGCGCGATGCTCGACGAATTGCGCCGCATGGACTGGTTTTCCCGAGGACTGCGGCACAAGGTCAAAACCATTGAGGAAGCGTCCCGCCAGATCGAACACAAAACAGGCCGGCAGGCCACAGCCAGGCAAATTGAAAAGCACACGGGCATGAGCGCGAAGGAAGTGCAGCAGGGTATGGAGGCGTTGCAAAACCAACTCTGCATCAGCCTGGATAATTTTCAGGAAAATCTGGTGGGTGGAAAAAACGCCCTTGGAGAAAATGAACCCTACCAGTCCGCCGCATTCCAGGAAATGGTGGACAAGGTCGCCCTTTTGATTGAAGAGTTGACTCCACGGGAAAAACTCGTCATCTCCCTATACTATGGGGAAGAACTGAACATGAAGGAAACCGCCGAAGTCATGGACATCACCGAAGGACGCGTTTCCCAATTGCATTCCCAAGCCCTGCTCAAGCTGCGAGCCAAGTACCGCGACCGGTTTGACGCGGAATAA
- a CDS encoding TusE/DsrC/DsvC family sulfur relay protein, producing MATVEFNGKSFEVDEDGFLQSFDGWNPDWVEYVKEQEGIAEITDDHQKVIEFLQDYYKKNGIAPMVRILSKVTGFKLKQIYELFPSGPGKGACKMAGLPKPTGCV from the coding sequence ATGGCTACTGTTGAATTCAACGGCAAATCCTTTGAAGTTGACGAGGACGGTTTCCTGCAGAGCTTCGACGGCTGGAACCCGGACTGGGTCGAGTACGTCAAAGAACAGGAAGGAATCGCCGAAATCACCGATGACCACCAGAAGGTCATTGAGTTCCTGCAGGATTACTACAAGAAGAACGGCATCGCCCCGATGGTCCGTATTCTTTCCAAGGTCACCGGCTTTAAGCTGAAGCAGATCTACGAGCTGTTCCCGTCCGGACCCGGCAAGGGAGCCTGTAAGATGGCTGGCTTGCCCAAGCCCACGGGTTGTGTGTAA
- a CDS encoding flagellar biosynthesis protein FlhF produces the protein MQVKTFHAKSTAQALLMVKDALGDDAVILSNRTVEHDGDKVCEIMAAVERGEQKKQAHEAAQAIGKVRAATQGSRTTTARPTKDDVLTEALDAGVPFAEEWCRIKEHFTTLLKPQMRLQELAPRQRVALDYLEREGVADSVVMDVYQELHADPNRSILPILDGMASARPFGNGQWPQKFQAFAGPNGTGKTSCCIRLALQEKKRRPKSRICVVSADQRRGQGRLILRHYADLSGLAFREVATAEDFAQLKTEAHLFDLVLLDLPGLERKEVLDSRLLTLGMLPHDDFAVHLVLPPFYNEAQYRNLLSRYHAQSVQSLIWTKLDEACTYGAMLNVAARTGLPVSALSYGAGFREAIQPAETEMMWRLLFKHQLPGQNNSKEHA, from the coding sequence ATGCAAGTAAAGACCTTCCATGCCAAAAGTACGGCTCAGGCGCTGCTCATGGTCAAGGACGCCCTGGGGGATGATGCCGTGATCCTGTCCAACCGCACCGTGGAGCACGACGGTGACAAAGTGTGCGAAATCATGGCCGCCGTGGAACGCGGCGAACAGAAAAAGCAGGCGCACGAGGCCGCCCAAGCCATCGGCAAGGTCCGGGCCGCCACCCAGGGAAGCAGAACAACCACGGCACGCCCCACCAAGGACGACGTTCTTACCGAAGCGCTGGACGCGGGAGTTCCCTTTGCCGAGGAATGGTGCCGAATCAAAGAGCACTTCACGACACTGCTCAAGCCACAGATGCGCCTTCAGGAATTGGCGCCACGGCAGCGCGTAGCCCTGGACTACCTGGAGCGGGAGGGCGTGGCCGACAGCGTGGTCATGGATGTGTATCAGGAATTACACGCGGACCCGAACCGGAGCATCCTGCCCATTCTGGACGGCATGGCCTCGGCGCGCCCCTTTGGCAACGGACAGTGGCCGCAAAAATTCCAGGCATTTGCCGGGCCGAACGGCACAGGCAAAACCTCCTGCTGTATCCGGCTGGCCCTGCAGGAAAAAAAACGCCGCCCCAAATCCCGCATCTGCGTGGTTAGCGCGGATCAACGGCGCGGCCAAGGGCGTTTAATACTCCGCCACTATGCCGATCTCTCGGGGCTGGCATTCCGGGAAGTGGCCACGGCCGAAGATTTTGCCCAGCTCAAGACCGAAGCGCATTTGTTTGATTTGGTGCTTTTGGATCTTCCCGGGCTGGAACGAAAGGAAGTGCTGGATTCCCGCCTGCTCACTCTGGGAATGCTTCCCCATGACGATTTTGCGGTGCATCTGGTTCTGCCCCCGTTTTACAACGAAGCGCAATACCGAAATCTCCTCAGCCGCTATCACGCCCAAAGCGTGCAAAGCCTCATCTGGACGAAACTGGACGAAGCCTGTACGTATGGAGCCATGCTCAACGTGGCGGCTCGAACCGGTCTGCCCGTTTCGGCCCTGTCCTACGGCGCTGGGTTTCGGGAGGCGATCCAACCGGCCGAAACCGAAATGATGTGGCGGCTCCTGTTCAAACATCAGCTGCCCGGACAGAACAACTCCAAGGAGCATGCATAA
- a CDS encoding flagellar basal body-associated FliL family protein, with amino-acid sequence MVFMVADEPDEVLETPEGDLEGEGTLKAQLDDTEISRASQKVDLDLDDAPFLEEEEEEEEVLEEEPLTDETEETPQKRRKAPAWAQNKLLLIGLLVGLLLGAGSFFLFSGSEAPPEEPPAPAEVAEQPAPGEEPLPQETAEPALEPETVVEEESPPPGESLVRLDPFLIEQRDDEGELRFLEVSLVFATPDMALASNLTRESPTVRYALYYYMRNKDLQFLTDENNTEQLKKELLAVVNQYMSAGRFETILFEKYLVR; translated from the coding sequence ATGGTTTTCATGGTGGCGGACGAGCCGGACGAAGTCCTGGAAACGCCGGAAGGCGACCTCGAGGGCGAGGGGACACTCAAGGCCCAGCTTGACGACACAGAAATCTCCCGTGCGTCCCAAAAGGTCGACCTGGACCTGGACGATGCTCCGTTTTTGGAGGAGGAGGAAGAGGAAGAAGAGGTTCTGGAAGAGGAACCCCTTACCGACGAAACCGAAGAAACGCCCCAAAAACGACGCAAGGCTCCGGCCTGGGCCCAAAACAAACTGCTGCTCATCGGCTTGCTTGTGGGGCTGTTGCTCGGGGCCGGATCCTTTTTCCTCTTTTCCGGTTCTGAAGCCCCTCCGGAAGAACCACCAGCTCCGGCAGAAGTCGCTGAACAGCCTGCTCCGGGGGAAGAACCCCTGCCTCAGGAAACAGCAGAACCGGCTCTGGAACCGGAAACCGTCGTGGAAGAAGAGTCTCCGCCCCCCGGGGAATCCCTTGTTCGGCTTGATCCCTTCCTGATCGAACAGCGCGACGACGAGGGAGAACTTCGATTCCTTGAGGTCAGCCTGGTCTTTGCCACTCCGGATATGGCGCTGGCTTCCAACCTCACCCGGGAAAGTCCCACAGTGCGTTACGCGCTTTATTATTACATGCGGAATAAGGATCTTCAGTTTTTGACCGATGAGAACAATACGGAGCAATTAAAAAAGGAACTACTGGCCGTGGTCAATCAGTACATGTCCGCAGGTCGGTTCGAGACGATCCTTTTTGAAAAATACCTGGTGAGGTGA
- a CDS encoding mechanosensitive ion channel family protein: MDGIQFNASMLQSMVDMLVYWVGQYGLRLVVALILFWVGFVLSRRLSSLVGRLMEKGGVDVILVSFVRNALHYLLVTAVGIAALGQLGINVTSFLAVLGAAGLAVGLALKDSLSNFAAGVLLIFFRFFRVGDYVTVGGTSGTVMAVNLFNTELATPDNQKVYVPNSSILGNVIVNVTANDTRRIDLVVGIGYGDIISKAKGILEGLLAADERILKEPEPMVAVSELGDSSVNFVVRPWVRTDDYWSVRFDLIRSIKETFDEQGVTIPFPQQDVHLFTEK; this comes from the coding sequence ATGGACGGAATTCAGTTCAATGCCTCCATGCTGCAATCCATGGTGGACATGCTTGTGTATTGGGTGGGACAGTATGGTTTGCGTCTCGTGGTCGCCCTGATTTTGTTCTGGGTCGGCTTCGTGCTTTCCCGACGGCTGTCCTCGTTGGTGGGACGGCTGATGGAAAAGGGCGGCGTTGATGTCATTCTGGTCAGTTTTGTACGCAATGCCCTGCATTATCTGCTTGTGACGGCCGTCGGCATAGCGGCCCTCGGACAGCTTGGCATCAATGTGACATCGTTTCTGGCAGTGCTCGGCGCCGCTGGTTTGGCCGTTGGCCTGGCGCTCAAGGATTCCCTGTCCAACTTTGCGGCGGGCGTATTGCTCATCTTTTTCCGATTTTTCCGTGTGGGCGACTATGTCACGGTGGGCGGCACCTCGGGAACGGTCATGGCCGTGAATTTGTTCAACACCGAGCTGGCCACGCCGGACAACCAAAAGGTCTACGTCCCCAACTCCAGCATCCTTGGGAACGTCATCGTGAATGTGACGGCCAATGATACGCGGCGCATCGATCTGGTAGTGGGAATCGGATACGGAGACATTATTTCCAAGGCCAAGGGAATTTTAGAAGGTCTTCTCGCCGCGGACGAGCGTATCCTCAAGGAGCCGGAACCCATGGTCGCGGTGTCGGAACTGGGGGACAGCAGCGTGAATTTTGTGGTGCGGCCCTGGGTTCGGACGGACGATTACTGGTCTGTCCGGTTTGATCTGATCCGTTCCATCAAGGAAACATTCGACGAACAGGGCGTGACCATTCCGTTTCCTCAGCAGGATGTGCATTTGTTCACCGAAAAATAG